The Bradyrhizobium barranii subsp. barranii genome segment TGCGCCACCGCTGGCGCGATTGCGAGAATAGCGGGCGCTGCCAGCAGCGTGCGTCGTGTGATCGTCATGGTCCCCTCCCCTTTGGTTTTGCGCCTGGCTTTTGCTCTTTGGCGCTTAGGTCGTGCCGAAGCCCGACCCCGCTTTCTTGTATTCTGGCCGTGGTGGACTGAAAATGTCCAGCACGCGGGCCCCATCGGGGCCGGCGCGCATCGTGTGTGGCACATTGCCGGGCGTGCGCCAGAAATCGCCCTTCTTTACCGGAATTTCCTCATCGCCCTGGACGCGGATGGCGGAGCCGTCGAGCAGCACGCCCCATTGCTCCTCGGGGTGATGATGCAGCGTGCCTTGCGCATGCGGGGCCAGCGTCACCACCGACAGCATCGCCTGCTCGCCGGAGAAGATGCGCGTGGTCACACCCGCCGCGAGTTCGCGGAAGAGGCCATCGCTGGCATCGTCGATGTTGTGAAATTCGTCCTTCTGGCTCACGCCGCCCTCCCCTTCATTCTGATCTGATCAGGATTTGCCATAGGAGCCCTGGTAGCGGCCCTCGCGGATCGCCTTCATGGTCTCCTCCTCGCGCGCGACCTGGGCGCGGACGGCTTCCAGCAGCGCCGCGGCGCCGGCGGCGGGGAACGACACCACGCCGTCCTCATCGCCGACCACGATGTCGCCGGGCGAGATCACGCTGCCGCCGATCGTAACAGGCACGTTGATCTCGCCGGGGCCGTTCTTGTAGGGGCCGCGATGGATCACCGCGCGGGCATAGCAGGGAAAGTCGTCAGCGGCGAAGGCCGCGACGTCGCGGATCGCGCCATCGATGACATAGCCTTCGGCTTTGCGCCACTGCGCGATGTTCTTCATGATCTCGCCGACCAGCGCGCGGGTCTCGTCGCCGCCGCCATCGACCACGATGACGTCGCCCGGGCCGACCAGCTCGAGCGCGCGGTGGATAGCCAGATTGTCGCCGGGGCGGGTGCGTACCGTGAAGGCCGTCCCCACCAGCTTGCCACCGCGATGATAGGGTTTTAGCCCGACCGCGCCCGGCAGCCGGGCGAGATTGTCTGAAATGACCGAGG includes the following:
- a CDS encoding dimethylsulfonioproprionate lyase family protein yields the protein MSQKDEFHNIDDASDGLFRELAAGVTTRIFSGEQAMLSVVTLAPHAQGTLHHHPEEQWGVLLDGSAIRVQGDEEIPVKKGDFWRTPGNVPHTMRAGPDGARVLDIFSPPRPEYKKAGSGFGTT
- a CDS encoding RraA family protein; its protein translation is MTITIAANSVPKPPAEIIEGFRGAPTSVISDNLARLPGAVGLKPYHRGGKLVGTAFTVRTRPGDNLAIHRALELVGPGDVIVVDGGGDETRALVGEIMKNIAQWRKAEGYVIDGAIRDVAAFAADDFPCYARAVIHRGPYKNGPGEINVPVTIGGSVISPGDIVVGDEDGVVSFPAAGAAALLEAVRAQVAREEETMKAIREGRYQGSYGKS